The following are encoded together in the Cyanobacterium aponinum PCC 10605 genome:
- a CDS encoding response regulator, whose protein sequence is MTFPLYFPFSLTQFWNNSNLRKKLALSFGISTFLLSIIFSLVVSQSLKSHIQKEKIIFLQQISNELTNTFNRGLFERQHDIENMAILPQFRNPTNNNEDRRLFLEKLQNSYEYYAWIGFANTEGIVEVATGKLLEGEKVNERPWFIEGLKSIFIGDVHEAKLLARKLPPLPSGEPLRFMDVSIPVYSEQGSLTGVLGAHLSWNWIEDVEDSLVENIPNDQQIQILIIANDGLILFDSGNSWRGKTVTSPPEDAISTEFFNNNDYIISTQADKGNFLVNNLGWRIVVRQPKITAFKSIGILQQKILFWGLLLATIFSLIGWYFASYLTQPLLNLAYYADQIRRGDYEIVKCDRTLFANTKKHKYYNNYFEIQNEILLLYNSFEELIFTLIKKEKDLKNINKQLEEKVKIRTQDLRKAKEIAEKANQAKSVFLSSMSHELRTPLNAILGFSQLILEEENITKDTKENLQIIINSGEHLLSLINEVLEISKIEAGKMVLNNSTFNFYELASSLKSMLLIKATEKNINLLLEIDNNIPEFMYADERKLKQILLNLISNSLKFTQAGSITVKAVLETENKIYFAITDTGRGMKPEELEKLFTPFFQTESGIESKQGTGLGLTISRQFVKMMGGELKVKSQFNQGTTFEFTINFQSDSLPFHQKEAFNLRKIIGVKANTANYRILIVDDEDNNRLLLTKLLQPLGFSLKEAVNGKEAVEIWQDWQPHLIWMDIGMPVMDGFQATRAIRKKESMTESSHQTIIIALTAHAFMEEKGEILAVGCEEVVNKPFIKEIIFEKLQQFLKLEYIYNFSSVITPSVTNVDKSDTSEIKRKILVAEDNLVNQKLVVNLLNKLNYTVKIAKDGEEVIEILKKEDYDLIFMDIEMPKINGIKATEIIYQEFSHRQIPPIIAMSAHEDENIISVCKSVGMKDYICKPIKQDNLKLILEKYIGVKS, encoded by the coding sequence ATGACTTTTCCCCTTTATTTCCCCTTTTCTCTGACTCAATTTTGGAATAATTCTAATTTGAGAAAAAAATTAGCTCTTTCTTTTGGCATTTCCACATTTTTACTTTCAATTATTTTTAGTTTAGTGGTTAGTCAATCTTTAAAAAGTCATATCCAAAAGGAAAAAATTATCTTTCTTCAACAAATATCTAATGAATTAACAAATACTTTTAATCGTGGATTATTTGAGCGTCAACATGACATCGAAAATATGGCAATTTTACCTCAATTTCGTAATCCAACTAATAACAACGAAGATAGACGCTTATTTTTAGAAAAATTGCAGAATAGTTATGAATACTATGCTTGGATTGGTTTTGCTAACACAGAGGGAATTGTGGAAGTAGCAACGGGAAAGTTGTTGGAAGGAGAAAAAGTAAATGAGCGCCCGTGGTTTATTGAGGGGTTAAAATCAATTTTTATTGGTGATGTGCATGAGGCAAAATTATTAGCTCGAAAATTACCTCCTTTACCTAGTGGTGAGCCTTTGAGATTTATGGATGTGTCAATTCCCGTTTACAGTGAACAGGGTAGTTTAACTGGAGTTTTAGGGGCTCATTTAAGTTGGAATTGGATTGAAGATGTTGAAGATTCTTTAGTGGAAAATATACCTAATGACCAACAAATACAAATTTTAATCATAGCTAATGATGGTTTAATTTTATTCGACTCGGGAAATAGCTGGCGAGGAAAAACCGTTACTTCTCCTCCAGAGGATGCTATTTCTACTGAGTTTTTTAATAATAATGACTATATTATCAGCACTCAAGCAGATAAGGGGAATTTTCTTGTAAATAATTTGGGATGGCGTATAGTTGTAAGACAACCAAAGATAACGGCTTTTAAATCCATCGGAATTTTACAACAAAAAATATTATTTTGGGGTTTATTATTAGCTACTATTTTTTCTTTAATTGGTTGGTATTTTGCAAGTTATCTTACTCAACCTCTTCTTAATTTAGCATATTATGCAGACCAAATCAGACGAGGTGATTATGAAATAGTAAAGTGCGATCGCACTTTATTTGCTAATACTAAAAAACACAAATATTATAATAATTATTTTGAAATCCAAAACGAAATATTATTGCTTTATAATAGTTTTGAAGAATTGATATTCACTTTAATTAAAAAAGAAAAAGATTTAAAAAATATTAATAAACAATTAGAGGAAAAAGTTAAAATCAGAACCCAAGATTTACGCAAAGCAAAAGAAATAGCAGAAAAAGCAAATCAGGCAAAAAGTGTTTTTTTATCAAGTATGAGTCATGAATTAAGAACTCCTTTAAATGCGATTTTAGGCTTTTCTCAGTTAATTTTAGAAGAAGAAAATATAACGAAGGATACAAAAGAAAATTTGCAAATTATTATTAATAGTGGAGAACATTTACTGTCTTTAATCAATGAAGTTTTAGAAATATCAAAAATAGAGGCAGGAAAAATGGTTTTAAATAATAGTACCTTTAATTTTTATGAATTAGCCTCATCTCTAAAATCAATGTTATTAATTAAGGCGACAGAGAAAAATATTAATCTATTATTAGAGATAGATAATAATATCCCTGAATTTATGTATGCAGATGAAAGAAAATTAAAACAAATACTGTTAAATTTAATTAGTAATTCTCTCAAATTTACGCAAGCAGGTAGTATCACTGTCAAGGCAGTTTTGGAGACAGAAAACAAAATTTATTTTGCTATCACTGATACTGGTAGAGGCATGAAGCCAGAAGAGTTAGAGAAATTATTTACCCCGTTTTTTCAAACTGAATCAGGGATAGAATCAAAACAAGGCACGGGATTAGGATTAACTATTTCACGGCAATTCGTCAAGATGATGGGAGGTGAGTTAAAGGTTAAAAGTCAATTTAATCAAGGTACTACTTTTGAGTTTACTATTAATTTTCAATCAGATTCCTTACCATTTCATCAAAAAGAGGCTTTCAATTTAAGAAAAATTATCGGTGTTAAAGCAAACACTGCTAACTATCGTATCCTTATTGTTGATGATGAAGATAATAATCGTTTACTTCTAACTAAATTATTGCAACCTTTGGGATTTTCTCTCAAAGAAGCGGTTAACGGTAAAGAAGCAGTGGAAATTTGGCAAGATTGGCAACCCCATTTGATTTGGATGGATATAGGAATGCCTGTAATGGATGGTTTTCAAGCGACTCGTGCTATAAGGAAAAAAGAATCTATGACTGAGTCTTCTCATCAAACTATTATTATTGCTTTAACTGCCCATGCCTTTATGGAAGAAAAAGGTGAAATATTGGCAGTTGGTTGTGAGGAAGTGGTTAATAAACCTTTTATTAAGGAAATTATTTTTGAAAAATTACAGCAGTTTCTTAAACTGGAATATATATATAATTTTTCTTCTGTCATTACCCCCTCTGTTACAAATGTAGATAAATCAGATACATCTGAAATTAAGCGAAAAATATTAGTGGCAGAAGATAACTTAGTCAATCAAAAATTAGTTGTCAATTTGCTCAATAAATTAAACTATACAGTCAAAATTGCGAAGGATGGAGAAGAAGTTATTGAGATATTAAAAAAAGAAGATTATGATTTAATTTTTATGGATATTGAAATGCCTAAAATTAATGGCATTAAAGCTACTGAAATAATTTATCAAGAATTTTCTCATCGACAAATACCTCCTATTATTGCCATGAGTGCCCATGAAGATGAAAATATTATTTCTGTGTGTAAGTCTGTAGGGATGAAAGACTATATTTGTAAACCAATAAAACAGGATAATTTGAAATTGATTTTAGAAAAATATATTGGAGTTAAAAGCTAA
- a CDS encoding NAD-dependent epimerase/dehydratase family protein, producing MRIFITGGSGCIGHYIADLLIKNTNHELFFLVRNPSKVKFDYNYRSGINIIEDNLTNILAYKDILNTINIAILIATCWGGEVESYQINVEANINLINCLNKKNCERIIYFSTASILDQKNQLLPQAGEIGTDYIKTKYQCFTQLEKHPLYPKIITVYPTLVFGGDEKKPSSHLSAGLKDLPKWFNLIRWFQADGGFHVIHGQDIATIIGYLVENGDKLDPSFERKLVLANSPLTVNQAIKEIGNYLNKKVYLQIPLPIWLANVFIKVFNIQMAKWDYFCLNYRYFTYDKYVNPQSFGLDYYVPNISKLLEISGV from the coding sequence ATGCGTATTTTTATCACTGGTGGAAGCGGTTGTATAGGACATTATATAGCTGATTTATTAATCAAAAATACAAACCATGAATTATTTTTTTTAGTGAGAAATCCTAGTAAAGTTAAATTTGATTATAATTATCGTTCTGGTATCAATATTATCGAAGATAATTTAACAAATATTTTGGCTTATAAAGATATATTAAATACTATTAATATTGCGATTCTAATAGCTACTTGTTGGGGAGGAGAAGTAGAATCTTATCAAATAAATGTAGAAGCAAATATTAACTTAATTAACTGTTTAAATAAAAAAAATTGTGAGCGTATAATTTACTTTTCAACAGCTAGTATTTTAGATCAAAAAAATCAATTATTACCCCAAGCAGGAGAAATTGGAACAGATTATATAAAAACAAAATATCAGTGTTTTACACAATTAGAAAAACATCCCCTTTACCCAAAAATTATTACTGTTTATCCGACTTTAGTTTTTGGAGGAGATGAAAAGAAACCCTCTTCCCATTTAAGTGCTGGATTGAAAGATTTACCGAAGTGGTTTAACTTAATTCGTTGGTTTCAAGCTGATGGGGGTTTTCATGTTATTCATGGTCAAGATATTGCTACTATTATCGGTTATTTGGTGGAAAATGGAGATAAATTAGATCCTAGTTTTGAGCGTAAATTAGTGTTAGCCAATTCTCCTTTAACGGTTAATCAAGCTATTAAAGAAATTGGTAATTATCTAAATAAAAAAGTCTATTTACAAATTCCTCTACCTATTTGGTTAGCAAATGTCTTTATTAAGGTTTTTAATATTCAAATGGCAAAGTGGGACTATTTTTGTTTAAACTATCGTTATTTTACCTATGATAAATACGTTAATCCTCAATCATTTGGTCTTGATTATTATGTACCCAATATTAGTAAACTTTTAGAAATTTCTGGAGTTTAA
- a CDS encoding response regulator transcription factor — translation MSNHVYQILLVEDNTDNAQLIENLLSSAHHSPLAEGSNFCLCCVQNLAGALQVIKEKDFEAIILDLTLPDGKGFESLLKLKENAPDTPIIIQTDSTDEAVIVRAFQMGANGYLRKIDLDCNSLVYAIRLAIERQQYVERLSALKQQKQQQEEFAGLENLAQSIQPSITARMFASSALKDSIPDVFSQLTVKYGHLLDLSLEERALKVDYNIAEQLRQLAAKLGFFKASPRDVVDIHTKALKERCKNVNLAKVQAYVDEGRLRLLELMGYLTSYYRKYYIGLSNLTILSSSDSDDI, via the coding sequence ATGTCGAATCATGTTTATCAAATTTTGTTGGTAGAAGATAATACTGATAATGCTCAACTAATAGAAAATCTTTTGTCTTCAGCTCATCACTCGCCCCTCGCAGAAGGGTCTAATTTTTGTTTGTGTTGTGTTCAAAATTTAGCAGGAGCTTTACAGGTAATTAAAGAAAAAGATTTTGAGGCGATTATCTTAGATTTAACTTTACCAGATGGCAAGGGTTTTGAGTCTTTATTAAAGTTAAAAGAAAATGCCCCCGATACCCCCATTATAATCCAAACGGATTCAACGGATGAAGCAGTAATTGTTCGGGCTTTTCAGATGGGAGCAAATGGGTATTTAAGAAAGATAGATTTAGACTGTAACTCTTTGGTTTATGCTATTCGTTTAGCGATCGAACGTCAACAGTATGTGGAAAGATTATCTGCTTTAAAGCAACAAAAACAACAACAAGAAGAATTCGCTGGTTTAGAAAATTTGGCTCAATCGATTCAACCGAGTATTACAGCGAGGATGTTTGCTTCTTCTGCGTTGAAAGATAGTATTCCTGATGTTTTCTCTCAGTTAACGGTTAAATATGGTCATTTATTGGATTTATCTTTGGAAGAGAGGGCCTTGAAAGTGGATTATAATATAGCGGAGCAGTTACGACAATTGGCGGCGAAATTGGGCTTTTTTAAGGCTAGTCCAAGAGATGTTGTGGACATTCATACTAAAGCCTTAAAGGAAAGATGTAAAAATGTTAATTTAGCTAAAGTTCAAGCCTATGTGGATGAAGGTAGATTAAGATTATTAGAATTAATGGGTTATTTAACTTCTTATTATCGTAAGTATTATATCGGTTTGAGTAATCTTACTATTCTATCTAGTTCCGATTCGGATGATATTTAA
- a CDS encoding circadian clock KaiB family protein, with protein sequence MSNYLLRLYITGNSLNSQRAIANLLKLCREELNNKYQVEIIDVLEEPARAEREKILVTPTLIKQLPPPLQRIIGDLSNRENVICGLDLIDQ encoded by the coding sequence ATGAGTAACTATTTATTAAGGCTGTATATCACTGGTAATTCTCTTAACTCACAAAGAGCGATCGCTAATTTGTTGAAATTGTGTCGAGAGGAATTAAACAATAAATATCAGGTGGAGATTATTGACGTTTTGGAAGAACCAGCAAGGGCGGAAAGAGAAAAAATCCTTGTGACACCAACTTTGATAAAACAACTTCCTCCACCATTACAGAGAATTATTGGCGATTTATCGAATCGAGAAAATGTTATTTGTGGTTTGGATTTAATTGATCAATAG
- the rpiA gene encoding ribose-5-phosphate isomerase RpiA: protein MTTTDPVVIMKQEVGKAAADRVQSNSIVGLGTGSTTAYAIQYIGERLQKGELTNIVGVPTSFQAEVLAKKYGIPLTTLDAVTHIDVAIDGADEVDPHKNLIKGGGAAHTREKVVDSLANQFIVVVDSGKLVDKLGSTFLLPVEVIPMAVTPVMNKLEQLGGKPELRMGIKKAGPVVTDQGNLVIDVKFESIDNPAELEKTINNMPGVLENGLFVGVADVILVGEIIDGKPSVKEI from the coding sequence ATGACTACAACAGATCCCGTTGTAATTATGAAGCAGGAAGTCGGTAAAGCCGCCGCCGATAGAGTTCAATCTAATTCCATTGTTGGTTTAGGTACAGGTTCTACTACTGCTTATGCTATTCAATATATTGGTGAGAGATTACAAAAAGGAGAATTAACTAATATTGTCGGTGTTCCTACTTCTTTTCAAGCTGAAGTATTAGCCAAAAAATATGGTATTCCTTTAACTACCCTAGATGCTGTTACACATATTGATGTTGCCATTGATGGTGCGGATGAAGTTGATCCCCATAAAAATCTTATTAAAGGGGGTGGTGCCGCTCATACCCGTGAAAAAGTGGTAGATAGTCTCGCTAATCAATTTATCGTTGTGGTAGATAGCGGTAAACTGGTCGATAAGCTAGGCTCAACTTTTTTGCTTCCTGTGGAGGTCATTCCCATGGCAGTAACTCCAGTCATGAATAAATTAGAACAATTGGGGGGCAAACCAGAATTAAGAATGGGTATAAAAAAAGCTGGTCCTGTAGTTACAGATCAGGGTAATTTAGTTATTGATGTTAAATTTGAATCTATTGATAATCCCGCAGAATTAGAAAAAACCATTAATAATATGCCCGGCGTTTTAGAGAATGGCTTATTTGTCGGCGTTGCCGATGTCATTTTGGTAGGAGAAATCATAGACGGTAAACCTTCCGTCAAAGAAATATAA